Genomic window (Corticium candelabrum chromosome 3, ooCorCand1.1, whole genome shotgun sequence):
GtcggacgtgttactcacgaacacgaggcgcctacggataccgtacaacaaTTTAATATCAAACGTATAGTGTTAAAATTTAATGACGCGCGCCGTCCTAACTGAATCAGGTTTGCTGCTGCAGTGTTCGCCTGCATGCAGAGGAAATGCTTGACAGCGCTGATTAGAAAAGGGCGAGTACTTGTCGATTGCACTTCATTAGCAGCACTGATCGTCAAACAATGTTTAGTAAGCGTTAGATAGACGTTGTTTGCGTGACTCGATCACCAATTCAACAAATTAGATAACGATGCACGTCTAATGCTAATTGCAGACAGCGTAAagttgttgcatgtgttgctCGCTTCTTAcaatttgtacacacacacacacacacacacacacacacacacacacacacacacacacacacacacacacacacaaacacacacacacacacacacacagacacacacacacacacacacacacacacacacacacacacaaacacacacacacacacacacacacacacacacacacacacacacacacacacacacacaaacacacatggacaaatggacaaatgttaagccctccaagtctttcgacgtcgaccttgaggtcagttgcgaagatagctcttcctgcctctagagacagggccttcatgcgctacgtggagtctttgGGCcggcgctacaatccacctggagcttggccagagttagccgcgtccccagactcacgtgagtctggcagtgtccggttcccgtataacactttcagcctcccgtgagtctggactcaccgcgcctactttcacacacttacttcactaagtgtcaccccacgtcatagtcttggcaccccacgtgactaaatagtacgtacgtcacaaactcaattagcttaaatctatctaatgtgtgacccagcagactgtgtatcacgcccaagcttccAAACAGCGGATGGTGACTCTCCAAagtgagtgattcaccaccttcacgctatccaaatctcaagacgacttcagcatgtggaaaggtgagtgtattcctagctaagttattgtcccactcgcgtagactggcgagcctgtcaagtctagttacagcgatccggactccacgtgtagttcactcgttgtttgtgcggacaaagatgtcttttcccCATAGAATGGCcctggagacttcaagtttactctcccgaaagtcatcataattgaaaacacggagagcggactgcaatttcatgtcaatgtgtctcttgttgccattgcgcgccctactggccattagagtctgtgcactagcaagggccatgcagatagcggatgtgcgacgaaacaacgagtgaactacacgcgcagtccggatcgctgtaactagacttggcaggctcgccagtctacgcgagtaggacaataacttagctaggaataccctcacctttccacattctgaagtcgtcttgagatttggatagcgtgaacgtTGTGAATCACTCActgtggagagtcaccatccGCTGTTTggaagcttgggcgtgatatacagtctgctgggtcacacattagatagatttaagctaattgagtttgtgacgtacgTACCatgtagtcacgtggggtgccaagactatgacgtggggtgacacttagtgaagtaagtgtgtgaaagtaggcggggtgagtccagactcacgggaggctgaaagtttcatacgggaaccggacactgccaggctcacgtgagtctggagacgaggctagccagagtcatccaggggcactgacaatggcgcagctctatgactggacaccaaggcacacacgtacccgtctgctgcatgatgttgctgccaagccagcggtcttgtccaccccagtcaatgactaggtactcatttatactcctgagtcaagagaagcaagtgtgggtgagtttcttgctcaaggaaactgcgacagtgtcgcctccaccaggatcgaaccttcaaccctcatcacggaatctAAAATCCCGGATGTATTCACAAACACTCTACAATGCGctccaccacacacacacacacacacacacacacacacacacacacacacacacacacacacacacacaaacacacacacacacacacgcgcgcgcgcgcgcgcacacacacacacacacacacacacacacacacacaaaccaattTGTTGTAGTTTTGTCAGTACCATCTGACCTCAGCTAGACAATGGAAACTAAGCTGTGACATCTATTTTTCACGATTCTCTTTGATTGTATGTGATTATTACTATAAACAAAAAGTAATTTGGTTACAGTTTTGTACCTATATTTTGTGTACCATCTTGGATGGGACAGAACCCAATCTTGTTGTAAAAGACAGACTCCATGGCAGCCATTAATATGCATTGATAATGCAAAGGCCAAGAAAGTGACAGTCCAACTGCTGGTAAAGTATTGTCAATCTGCACGCATATTAATTGATTTCAACATAGCTAAAGCACTCAATTTATATACAGAAAAATGTGAGCGCTGCTAACTACTAGTATACGTTTCAATGCAGAAGCCAGTTGCGTTGCACGTGTCATACGTTTGTGGTGTGAGTGTTGTGTAACGCAACACCTTGTAACTATCCCGTACGTattcattaattttttaatattaatatcgtCATTATTGATAATTGTAATTGCttgcttctattttttatattttatgtatacATTCTGATTATGACTATACTGTTTCTTAACATTTGAATTCGTATTTTGTTCTGagaaagcaattaattaattaataaataattaatgcaTCATTAATTCAGAAGTGTTGAGGACGATGTGATAATTACTTGCATGGCTAATTGGCGTTCCGTGTTCGATTGTTCTAGTCGAGCTTCGGCTACAttctttctgcttcttgctgtTAGTGTCGTCTTAGATCGGTCATCATGTGAGCGACAATCAGTTTGTGGTAAAAATGAGTCTCGTTGACATACAGAATGGATTCGTAGTTTTGCTTTGTGGTTTTTCAATTAAGCTTTGATGTGTATTGTTTATGATTTAGTTTTAAACGAGGTgattttctaatttttctttcttttcttacTAGGAGAAGGTCCTCACGTCCTTGGGTCTACTGCTTTACATATTTATCTTTTGCCTAACACTTACGTCACTTTACAATCAGTACCACGGGAAAGGAGCAATGTTTTCATAGAATGGAGGACTATACCTACAAGAAAACAACATTTACTTGGCAAGAACTTGAATGGAGAAGAGACTACAATCGGTCCTATGAACGAACAATTGAATCATCTTGTTGTATATTACATTTACAAGTATAGTAAAGACAGCATATATGCAATTGACAGGAGCAGTGCAGCTATCCTGCATTTGTTTGGTTAGTATATAATTTGGATTCTTGATAATTACGTGTACAGGTCAAGTGCGACGTTATGGACTAAACAATTCATTTTGCAAAATAGATTTCATATTCTATTTAGACGTCATTAACCGAAATGCAAGTCGCCAGCAAGTGCACGTCCATTCAGGACAACAGCCAGTATTTTGTATCAGACCGAATGACAGCGATATCATCACTCCATCTCCTCAAGTTCATATTTTCTTGTTGAAAGAGGTAACTGACGGCAATACTACAACTTTCTACAAATACATTGCACGTGATCGGTATTACTATCATCATGGCTGTCTGTGGATGAAATCACTACAAGAAACAGATAACGGAAACTATATCATGCAAATGAAAACATGTTTCCAAAATGTAAATTTTACGTTCTCTATGGCAGTTATTATCAAGTCAACAAGTGAGTTTTGCTTGACATTGCAGATTAATATTGCAAtataaaaatttgtattttctattttgattTGACATATGACACACCGGTATCTGTTCCACCATCTTCAACAAGTAAACAGCTAATAGTAACTTTTTATTATTGTGAttgcaaatattttaattGCAATTTTCTGTACACCTATAGGCAAAGCTACAGCAGTGGTCCAATCAACATTGAGGGTTACGACAACGATATTATCTATATCTCAATATACACATGCTTTATCTTTCTTGGTTCAACGAAAGCAATCATCTGGCTATATCACAACCGTTGACAGTACTGTTTCAGTACCTAATATTAACTCAACTACATTAGTAAAGGGAGGAACAAAAACTCAAAGTAAGCGAATGAACTCTGCTTATGATGTTTCTATTGAAATGCATTTAATTATAATGTTGCCTGACAATTATTAATTCACAGATTTATATAACTATTTGTATGGATAACTGTACGTCAACTACAGTAGTGATCAAGACTACAAATGCTGTAACTGCATATACAACAGGTTTGTAGGGGACGGTTTTGAAAAAGGCAAAACAAATAGTAAAAATTATGTTTATTATATCTAATGCAAATGTTAAATTAGTTAAACAAATTGAAAGTTATCATTTAAATTGAAAGTTATCTTTAATTCTATTACAAACAACGTACTACCAGAAGGGAAACTGGGCAGTAGTATCCATGTACTTGTACTCAGAAAGTGATCGAGGCCGTTTTGACATATGTTTTAGAATGACTGGTCTCTaaagacacaaacaccacCCACTAGCTAAAGCAAACGGAAGTAAACACTACACTTAAGCAACGATCATAAAAGTGGTCCATCTACAACAATTCTGCATCTTATCTATACTTACCTGTGATGTAGCTACATAGCTACGTTTTACTACTGTACTTGAACTATTAGGGTAATTGGTAATACACTTTAGATACTAATTATTCTCAGTAAGATTTGTTCTACAATTTTTGCGAGAACCataatatgtatatacaattggatatattaattttaaaaattaatttgaagtagtttatgtgtttattCCGATTTTGAATTAGGGAAATTGTATTTACTTTAAagctttttgttttgtctcaGTACCATTGGGTTTGCTTagaaaattaatataaataatttaaatttttttaggTTAAAGACATTAtggtaattaagttaagatttAGACCGTTTTAATTGCTCTACGttaagtgtacatgtatgccGTATTCAATAAAATCTGGTTGTTTAGACAGTGGACAATCAATTGCGATAGCTATTTGCTGCTGCATCGTGCTTGTGATTGCCATAGCAACTGTCGGTTTTTCTTACAAGTACCGTCACTGTCTATGAACACAGTGCAGCAAACATTGCTGTGGCACAAAACAAGgtctataaatatataattatatatttatatgttttgTAGACGTTAACATTTTAAAACAGAATCTGATGTCGTCTACGAAAATACAGACCGTCAAATTGCATTGAAATCAACTAACAGGTAGTACGTTAggtttttatattttatatagtTTATACAGCTATACCTGCTGGTCTCTGAACTATTTGTATCTAAATAGAGCTTTTTGTATCTCTGAACGTGAAATCCAACCTCTAGCCGTTCATCCGGAAGTCGTTTACGAAACTGTTGAAAACACACAGAGGCCAGTAGGTGAAATTCGTGAAGACGAAGTACGAGTTATTGCACAATCTGAGCAATACCAAATGCAACTGCAAATCTATTTGGCTTACGGGACCCCCCAGTTACAGTAAGCCTTTCTAACAATTGTGGGAAGGTAAGTGCAGGACGATgggtgcacatgcacatgtaatCCATATATGCTAGCAAGTAGGTGGACAAGTTAGTAGATGAGTGTAACTGTttgttacaaatattcaatGTATTAAAAGTGTTAATTCGTTTACGAGATAGATGAAGTGTTGACAGCCTCTGGCAGTTGTTGTTTCGTGCAGAGCACGATCCCAAAATTATTGTTGGTCTTTCGGAAaagatgtacagtacatagACTTTAAGCCACACCGTTAAATGTTCGATTATAGAACTTCCCAGTTCAGGTTTGAGTTTAACCAATTgtaaattttttttatttgcgcatgcgcaatgataCTAGACCTACTCTCGAGTGATCCCCACATCTACTATGCATACACGTACCTCTTTTCGTTCGGTATTCTTTTATATATTTCTTGACTAAAACGTTTCTTGTAGACGGTACAACAAAAACTGCGCACACTCAAAACGTTATTGTTTTCTATATTTATTTTGGTTCGTTCGTCCAATTTTATGTGAAATATTTGAGCCTAGATGTATTACTTCATCCGTtcttaactttaattaataacaaatgcaTGCTGCTAAAATTTAATGACGCGTGCTGTCCTAACTGAATCAGACTGCCTGCTGCAGTGTTCGCCTGTATGATAAGGAAATGCTTGACAGCGCTGGTTAGAAAACAGCGAGAACGTGACGATTGCACTTCATTAGCAGCACAGATTGTCACACAATGTGTAGTAAGCGTTAGATAGACGTTGTCTACGTGACTCGATCACCAATTCAACAAAATAGATAACGATGCATGTCTAATCCTAATTGCAGACAACGTAAAGTTGTTGCGTGCGTTGCTCGCTTCTTGCAATTAgtataaatacacacacacacacacacacacacacacacatacacacacacactctctctctctctctctcacacacacacacacacacacacacacacacacacacacatgcacacacacacacacacacacacacacacacacacacacagcctgGTGGTGGTAACGATTGATACGCAATAAGCAATAGAGACGCAAATACAAAATGTACATAATTGTAGTTGTTTATATCATTGATTATGTAATACAAATTTGAGCAAAATATTGACACTTTGGCAGGTTATTCTGACAAATCTAAGATAGAGTCAAACAATCGTTTTCTGttactatataatataattattatcatTTTCAGTCTCTGCTTGTATTTTGGAGCAAGACACGTCACGTCTCTACTCTACACATAACAATCAATCAAATACCAATCGTCTTAGATAtaatacaaaaaacaaacattttatGCTCAAGATCCTTCCCTTCGCTAATTTTTCCTTTCTGTAACTAACGTAATCGCAGGTTCCGAGTAGCCTCTTTCGACCGATTCTAAAACAGACCAAATCAAAGTACGTGGCAGCTAAAACGATTACGCAATTAAACAAATTTACCTGTTGTCATAGCAACAACTGAACTTCTTGTCGTTATCATATACGGCAAAGGATCTTCgcaattattataattattcgTCAATGTTTTGTTTCCGAATATTTGCCTGTATAATTGGTTTATATTCTTTGAAAAACCCTATTTCAGCTGTAGATATACATACCAATCAAATGGAAGTTCTTGGctgtttctctcttctttactattaattaaaagaagaCCTGTAAttgcttattaattataaaGTGTATTACAGTATAACCTCGGTTATCCGAACCCTCGCGTATCCGAACACTTGGCTGAAAAggaatgacgtcacaaacctTCTCTGCGCAAGCGCAGAAACCTTATGGGAGTCGAGCGCCGTACACCTTGTGGGAGTTATGACAGAAAAGGATGAGTGCGATCCTTCAAAGAAGCGGCGTAGGCGTACAGTTAACACCATAAACGAGAAGGTGGATATTCTCCAACTGTTCCAGGCATCGTCCCTAATAGCGATTGCCCGGAAGTATAACGTAGGTAGGTCAACGATATCTGACATCAGACGCAATAAAGAAAAAATTCTTTCCTATAAGAAAGACATGGTAGAAATGGGAATGACCCGACCAGCAAAAGTCATGCGAGTAGCGGATGACTCAATTATCGTCAGAATTAGTACAAGTGAAGTTTCCGAATGGCTTCAAGCTGACTTGGGTGATCCTGGTGTCCAATTTTTTTCTGACGATAAAATTTTGTGAAACGGCAAGGAATGATACTGCAGATGAAATATAAGGAGAGTATGAAGAAGCTGGAGAAGACACAGGTAGCAGCTGCCCCATTAGTCATTCGGAAGCAGCTATAATGCTGGAACGGTGTCTAACTTGGATGGAATATCAATCTGAGGCTTCTGTATACAAAACATCCATGCTTCGTGAACTAAGATCAATTGCCATTCGTTAAAGGGTAGACACTCAAAAGCAATCAATACTCATGGACTACTTTTTCAGTCAGACTAGCCAATAGAGAATGTGTGTGCATTGAGGTAAAGCTCTTTTGTAGGGTTatgtaactgttaattaatatacagctGATTCTCCATTTAACGTATTAAGCTTTCAAGCAATAGAAATTGCGACCCGTTGTATGTAAGCAATATCTATTACAGTGTAAAGTAGTACAACAAGTTGCGTTGATAAACATGTGTATCGTGCAGAAAGTATAGTTTGAGACTCCCAAGGGCTGTGTGGGACTCCGAAGCTTCACTTATTCGACGTTTTTACGTATCCAAACTGCTTGTTGGTTGGATCTGTCCAGAAGCGTTCGGATAACCGAGGTTATACTGTAATTGTTTAAAATACTTACTTCACGTTGTACTGTTTCTTTGCCCACCGTGGTACTAGGATCACCATGGCAATGGCTATGATTAATAACAATAGTAAAGAGACGGATATAGCAACAGCAATTGTTGTTGTCGGCAATTGTGCACCTAAAACGTTAATATTATtgtttaataaaataattaattgacaaaaaTTACTCTTTACTGTGATCAGCAGAATGTGTTATGAACTGAGGAGAGGTGTATGCTGCAGAGACGCTTGGCGTGCCAGTGGAATGTTCTAACAGATAAATGACTAAATGTTTATTACCAccaattataataattttgGCCATATACAATTTAAACTAGCAaaactaaaaacaaaaaatttttcaatttttaatagCTTTGTGCACAATCTTTGGcataacaaaaacaacagaactATTGAAacaagttaatatcaatgaaagAACGTCATACCTGTGTTGGTAGATAGTGGAGTGGGTGTCGGCACACCTACAATAGTTGTGACGTCAGACAGATATATCCAAAACAGGAAAGTGTTTTGCTAAGCAATACCGATATCTGGCTGCGTCTGGATATCGGATTTCAAGCGTTTGTTTCCGAAGCAATTTTTTGCAACGACACTTAGGCGTTTGTCACAAGACAAGTCGAAGCATGTGACACCATTTTGCTGTTTATCGAATGATCTGACTCTCACACCATTGCAAGAGACGGACAGAGTAGGAAACGGAATTGCTCTCACACTCAAGCAAATCACTCGCTTTCCAACTGATACATCAGATGTTGACAAATTGCTTGTCACAGAGCTGTCGTTGTAAACATCGATTACAGGAGGTTCTAATACAAATATAACAAAGGTAAAATTGAAATGTCCAGGCAAAccaatttattttgttttaccGCCAACTAGCAGTCTGGCTGTTGCGCTGCTATAACTTTTGTTAATAGAATACGACACGACAACATCATTCAGTCTggcattgaaatcaatgatgAGATTGCTCTGATTGTCTATCCTTAGGTGCTGTCGTATAGACTGTGCTCTGGAGCGATGTTTAGGATCTAATATCCACGTTATGTTCTTGCTAGAAGGTGAATTAGTCGACAAGACAAGACTCTTGTTTTCTTGCTGATAAATGGTCACGTTCTCATTGCTCAGGTGATACTTGTCGCCTGAAACAGACCGATGTACGCAGATTTTCAGCTCACAGCTGCTgtgtgcaaacaaacaagcaaacaaacactcatACCACAGAAGACGTCTGTACCCTGTTTCGACCGGACTAAACCGACAACCCATAGGAGCGTCAACAGAATTGTAATCATGTCTAGTCTTTCGTCCCACACCTTCAGAGTGAGCAAACGCCGTTTCAACTGTAGCTGCCACTTCGACGAGTCTGTCGTCGTTGACCCGTATTAAAACAAGTACTGAAATGCGATGCTGATGTCATGACGGAATCCTCGCACCTCGTTTGCACTGTTTGTGGCAAGTAACTGACGTGTTAGAAGCAAGCCAATTCAATGGCCATGCACGTGCGTTTTCGCCTTCGCTGTCTTCAAGCTTATGATGGCCAATGGTGACCACACTTTCATAACTAAGGCAGTTGGCTCTAACTACATTTTGTTGTATGCTAGCAAGATCGAGAACGAAGAAAACCAAGTTGGCGTTTATAAAATCAAACCTTTTGTGTCGAAACTCCTACCCCAGCACAGGATCTAGCGATCAATAAAAATAGTTACATGTATGTGTCTAACTCTCGTCTGCCGTTTGCGTCATAGGAACCTTTACGTTCTATGGAATTCTGTATGGTAAATGCGAAGTGGCTATAGTCAGACAATCAGCAGAATGTCTCATGACAGGAAGTGGAACTGCAATTGGCAGTGATATTTACGTTCTAGTGGTTGAGTTTTAAGTTCTGCTTACGCCGACGTCGCCAATGCTTTGGAACGCATGTGCTGTAGTGGTAGTAGGGCAAATCGAGAGAGCAATAGTCGCTGTAGATATATAGTTGCGTCACATGCAGTCATAGAGGAGTGGCCATGGTCTATAGATAGGTGGGAAGCGTGAAAACACTCTATATAGAGAGATTTTGCTTTGCGTATGTATTTTAGGGTTTGTATGTAACGCTATTCGTTCAAATCAAGGCTCAAAATGATGGGCTGTTACTGCACAAGAGTGACCTTCGTTCCTACACACCCCAAAGAGTGAGGAACGTGCAgtgattaatattaaacagTTAGTGTGTGAAGACGAGTTTTGAAGCAATATCTTCAGCTTTGTGTCATCTTCCTCATTCCTTGCATAAGCAACTTTCTAATTTCTTTCCGATATTAAATGCAAACAGTTAACTTAATATAAAATTTTCCTTTCTAAACTAAGCGTGTTAAAGTAGTCAATTaagtttaatttattaattaattaccaacaAGCATTATTATTTAAATACCTACTGCAGTGAAAAAATCAAAAAGTATTTTTTGAGCTAATTAAAGAatctacatgtgtgtactttagaaaaaataaaatagaatgtTAGCACGCGTTTGGAGAGAAAGAGAGCAGTCGAAATCTACTTTCCAAAAACTATTTCCGGAATGGGGCTGTGTTAGCACACTGACGTCAGTGGAGACAGAGTAGCTATTATGGTGAGTGGTTCAGAAACGGCACGTTGGAGCAATCTTGCTACGTTCGGGATTTCGAAAGCGATTTAGAGGATTCGTCGTCGTCGGATTCTTCGTTGAGCGAAGTGCTGGAGCTCGCGGGAGAGCAACCTCTCAGTCCGTCGACATCGTCATCAGAAGACACAATAGAAGACTTTGGATCTGTGGAACAGTATACGTTTGAGCCACTCGCTGACAGTTCATCTACTAATGAATTGCCCTCATCTGCCTTTGTTGACGACCACAGTGAACGGCTGTCTGACACGTCGTGCACGTGGTAAAGCCTGTGCTCACCCTGCGACCTCACATGCTGTTCGCCTGCATGCACGACAGAGTAGGTGCATTAGCCGGAACAATCACAAGCAGTTCCGGCTCAAGCATCTTCTCTCTAGTGCAAGCAGGCGAACAGCGCATGAAGTCGCACAGTGAGCACGGAGGAAGGTTGTAGGTGTGATTATGGTTACTGCAAAATTGTGAGTACAGCGCAAGAGTGTGTGTGATGAAATTGTATCACAAAACAGTGTTCTTCAAAGTGACAGCTGCAAACTAAATTGTGCTCTGTTGGACCTCCCCAGCCGTCTCCTTTTCGTCGAACTGGTTTTTCCCAACTTTTACGTAACTGCGAAATTTTTGAAACCGAAATACACTAAATCCAGACTAATAGAATTGTAGCAGCCTGCTGCTACACAACGCCGCACCATACTCAAGTATCACAACAATGGATAGGGTGCTCCAAAGACGTCAGCGTGCTAATCCGCCCCATTCCGAAAATGGAAAAGCGGAAGTAACTTTGAACTGCTCGCATTCTCTTAGTACATTCGTAaaaatctaattttattttttctgaAGTACACACATGGACGTAGATTTTTAATTTAGctcaaaaaattatttttgatttttgcactACAGTAATACtttaacaacaaaacaaaagtgTTAGTTTTCTGTTTAGATTGTCATTAGTTGTTTAACTTACTAAACAACAACttttaatgtaattaaagatGTTGCCAAAGCAACCAATCATGTGCATGGATCCAAGCGTCGGTACGGTCGCTTCGCATGGGCGACTTACTTTTCACGTGACCAGTCACGTGTAAGCTAATATGCTTTCGTCTCAGTTGAACTGGTTTGTATATCTAACAGTTAGAGTATACAATAAACCTGTGTGCAGAATTTTAAGAGATAAAGAAGTAGAGAGAAATGTCTAGTGATATCTATTCTTGCTTTAACTAAGTTGATAAAACCTAAATCTCCTTGACGCTAATTCTTGCATGAGGAAAAGTTTTGCAGTGTCTAGTGTTTCCCTTCAATATTTCCTTTTTCCAAATTTTCTGTATATGAGACTAAAACCAACAGCAAGAACGAAATATGCTATTTACATTCACTAGAGACCTGCAGTCGTTATTGACCAAATACCTCCTCCATGAATCATACCGTTTTAGTAGAAATCTCTGCTAAAGAGGCGATGCTATCTTCATCTACGAGGCAAGCTCACCTTCAGCCGATCTGAGACGGGCTATAGACGTACAAGTAGGGCAAATCAAGATACTCTCGTACTTGTATATCTTAATTACTCGCACATCAATGAATTGAAGACGAAACGAAACAAGAGCAGGCGGCCATTCCAATCTATGGCGTCGACACCACGGACGCAACTTCACACTTAATTTTAATACCTGAACTGGGCATGCGTAAACTAAGCTAGCGCAAAGTAGCATGCGCGAAACAATCGTGGTCACTAGATGCCATCACAGGAAACGTGTTCAACCGGTCTACATATCACGAGGTCTTTCAGCTAGAAAGATACATGGGAACAGAGCACCTTCTTCGGCCCATTTACGCTTTTCTGCAAAGAATTTGTAACAATGCTCCAGAGTCTCCTTAGACACAACCTAGAGATAGTGAAGCATACaccaactcacacacacacacacacaaacaatttcGGTTTTGTTTTTAGATTCCATGTCAGGGCAATTGACCTTTAGTATTTCGTTCCAGTTTTCTTTTGCTTTGGTTTGTCTCTTCGCAGTGTCTTGAATGTAGAATTCTCATCTTGGTTGATATGCGAGCAATCGGAGACCACCC
Coding sequences:
- the LOC134177215 gene encoding uncharacterized protein LOC134177215 — protein: MITILLTLLWVVGLVRSKQGTDVFCGDKYHLSNENVTIYQQENKSLVLSTNSPSSKNITWILDPKHRSRAQSIRQHLRIDNQSNLIIDFNARLNDVVVSYSINKSYSSATARLLVGEPPVIDVYNDSSVTSNLSTSDVSVGKRVICLSVRAIPFPTLSVSCNGVRVRSFDKQQNGVTCFDLSCDKRLSVVAKNCFGNKRLKSDIQTQPDIGVPTPTPLSTNTEHSTGTPSVSAAYTSPQFITHSADHSAQLPTTTIAVAISVSLLLLLIIAIAMVILVPRWAKKQYNVKSNQQAVWIRKNVE